A region of the Acyrthosiphon pisum isolate AL4f unplaced genomic scaffold, pea_aphid_22Mar2018_4r6ur Scaffold_20674;HRSCAF=21797, whole genome shotgun sequence genome:
TATTCTTCTCTGTGGTGACTATAATCTACATCTTATTAAATGGTCTAAAAACAACCAAGGTATTCTCGCATCCAGATACCATGTCTAACACTTCTACTCATCTTGTCGATTCTTTCTCGTACTATAATTTTTACCAGCTCAATCAAGTGCCTAATGCCCGTGAATGCCTTCTTGACCTTGTCTTTTCTAGTTTTGACACACCTACTGTCCAACTTGCCAACACTCCGATCGTTTCTCCGGATTCTTAGCACCCACCTTTGTTTGTATCTTTTCCATTTCCAACTCCGATAACTGCTCGAGACCGCACATATAAATACCATGATTATAAATCCATGCTCCGTTATCTAGGATCGTTTGATTGGGACAATACTTTTTCGCTTTATTCAGTTGATGATTCTGCTGTTGTCTTTAACGATGCACTTCTAAGCTCTATAAATAAGTTTATTCCCATCAAAGTTTTTTCACCTTCTAAATTTCCTAAATGGACATCCACCATTCtcaaaaatcttataataacCAAGAAGAAAGCCCATGCAGTTTATAAGCGAACCAAGTCGATATCTGATTATCTTGTTTTCTCTGAATATAGAGCAAAATGTAAACGCCAGTCTAAAGTTGATTACTCTGCTCATATTAGGCATACCGAGGAGGCTCAATCATCTTCCCCCTCCAAATTCtggaaatttgtaaataatctaaaacaaaaaccCCCAATTCCGTCATCACTCCATCTCGGTAATATTGCCTCAAATACTCCAACTGAATCAGCTAATCTGTTTTCAACTCATTTCTCCTCGACGTTCAACTCCTCGGCTTTCCAACTTTCACCATTTACTGGCTCATCTGATTACTTATCCTATAAACTTCCTTCCGATATAACGTTTACTGTCGACGATGTTTTTTCCGCTcttaaatcgttaaaaaatacttactctAATGGTCCAGATGATATATCCGCTCAATGCTTGTAAAATTTTCGTTTTTCTATTGCTTATccaatttatttactattcagGCGTTCATtagattttggtattttttctaAGGTTTGGAAAATATCCTCTATAGCAGCGGTCGCCAACCTTTTAGATCTAGCGGACCACTAAGTCCATACTCCAAATTCTACGGACCACGTATagcttaaaatagtttttacataaatacCGTTCCACTACTGATAAATTGTAcaccaaattaatataaaaaaatacacatgtaaaatagtaaaaaaggttttatttttatttatgatgaaagttttaagttttaattaaattttaatgtgatGTATTTTGTTCCTGTTTGTTTTGATGAATTTCGTGCAATTTTGACTCCAATGTAGTCACTGCAAGTCGTAGAGCTTTACTTATTTCTAGCTGAGAACGGTACCGTGCTTAATAACTGTGACcgaagaaaatgttttttcacataaatacgtagttgaaaattgaattaagaTTTTCATTGCTTTTTCACTCAACAAagggtattcatttttaacgtACAGCCAAAAATGGCTTTTTGATAATTCCAGGAACTTGGTTTTGAGTGAGGAGTCGGATGATAAATCGATGAGGCTTTCTTTTTCGCtcatatttaacttattattttcattgtttgcTGCAAATGGATCTATTATCCACATATTACCATGTCTAGGGTCTTCTTTTTTTGGGAAATAACGACAAAAAGATTCTGTAAGTGATTCTAAATGCTGTTGAACAATAGCTACCACTCGCTGGTTAACGTCCTTTTCTTTCATATAttcatcaaaatgttgaaacatTTGTAGATCCTCTTCAGCCAACCGTGTttgccaaaataatatttttttttgaaaagcatTTTGTCTCGTACTGTGAACACGTCCTTCCTTAAGTAGTTGTCATTAAATGGATATGTTTAATTCATTTAACAGCGAAAAAATATCTGCCAGATATGCAAGCTTGGCTACGCACTCATCATTGAATAAAAGTTCTTGAAATTTCACATTATTTTGctgttggaaaaataatttaacttcttCACGTAGAGTAAACAGTCGGGTTAAAATCTTCCCCCCTCTCGACAGCCATCTTACCTCTGCATGAAGAAGAAGGTGTGTATATTGGGAACCCATTTCTTCACAAAGTGACTTAAATAACCTTGAATTAAGTGCTTTGTGTCGAATatgatttacaattttgataacATCGGATAATACTTCGTGTAGTTCTGGGGACATTTTCTTTGACGCAAGTTGCTCACGATGCAAAATGCAGTGGGTAGACAAAATATCTGGGTGACCGACATTTTTCACCTTTGCGACAATGCCTGAAAGATGTCCAACCATGTTTGCAGCACCATCTGTACATATCCCAATACACTTTTTCCACTCAATTCCatgtttctgaaaataattatcaagtGCTTCGAAAATCTCAGAGCTAGTTGTTCTACCCGGCAAGTTGAGCGAACAAAGAAATTCTTTCTGTAGCCCTCCTCCATACTTAACTCTCACAAAATAAAGGATAAGTGCTTTATTACTTACGTCCGGTCGATTCGTCAAGTTGAATTGAATAAAATGGTGAATTTTTCAAGGATTTAGTTTTATAACTGTTATAACAAACGATAACAcacgataatgataattttattattattttaatacgggcAATACGGACCCTACACAGCAACATGATACAATTATACTTTTACACATAGTGAAATTAgattattagattagattattaatatttatattatttttatatattaaataatattgcaagttaagttcaaatttttacgcgGATCACCAGTTGGCGACCGCTGCTCTATAGCACCAGTTCTGAAATCTGGTAACGCTTCTGATATCCAAAACTACAGACCAATTTCTATAATACCACATAttggtaaattatttgaatCGATTGTATACTCCAGGATAAAGCGTAGTCTTAATCACCTTATTATAAGTGAGCATCATGGTTTTAGACCGCATAAATCAACCGTAACAAGTGGTGTTGCCTTCTCTTCTTATTTATCAGAAGTTATCGAACACAGAGGTCAGATTGATGTAATCTTTGCAGGCTTTAATAAAGCATTTGACACAGTGGACCACGATTGCCTTATAATGGTGCTTGAGTCTTTAGGCATTGGGAATCCCCTACTATCTTGGTTGCACTCTTACATCACAGGTAGAaaacaattcataaaaatcaaaaatgctgTTTCGGAGTTAGCTGAGATACCATCTGGAGTCCCTCAAGGAGGCCACTTTAGTCCTcttttatttattctgtttttaaaCTCGATAACCAAATGGATCACTAAGGCTAAACTCCTTCTTTTTGCTgatgacataaaaatattccTTAAAATAGACAATCTTAATCAATGTCATATCCTTTAGTCAGCACTAGATATTTTTGCAAGTTGGGCGTACTCCATTGGTCTTAGCCTTAATATAAGCAAATGTCATGTTATGTCGTTTTCTAGGCAGCGATCTCTTATCCACCACAACTATTCTCTTAATGGCACTTCTCTTAACCGTGTCTTCCTCTATAAAGATCTTGGTATTCATTACTCACCATCATTAAATTTTGAGCACCATATAAATGTCACTGCAGGTAAAGCTTTAAAAGTATTGGGTTTTATTAAACGCGATACTAATCAGTTTTCTTCTGCTCATTGTCTCTGCACATTATACTTCTCATTAGTACGTTCTATATTCTATACGGTGTGGTGGTGTGGCATCCCTACCTAGCTAAAGACGAACTCAGACTCGAGCGTGTACAAAATAGATTTCTTTCCTACATTGCCTACATAATGAAGACACCTCACCCTACGCATGACTATTCCTCAATTCGTAGTTCATTGGGAATACCAATGCTGTCAACTCGTCGACAAGATGCTGATGAGCGCTTTATAACCCCGCTCCTAGATGCACCCGATCTCCtctctaaaatatgttttcgtaTCCCTTCCTTCTTCTCCAGAAATCACACACTCTTCCAAGTTCCAACTCACAATACATTATACGGACATAATCACCCCTTGCACAGAATGCTTCGTAAtctgaacaattttaattttgattttaataagtaattaaataatatcattgttataaatatgttgtatcatagttttatattactaaattaagGTATTAccatttagtttatattatgttgtgtttttcCATATGTTCTAATTGTTTgcttatttgtattattatattattgttatatctattaattttaaacttaatctgttaatttaaaattttcgtttggcgtttatatattataaataaaataaataaataacttgtaattcttataatacatattacaaagTATAACCAATATAGCCTACAGATATAAATAGTATCTATATTTTGGTGGTTGTGTATTAGTGTTATTgccagtgtataatattaatactttacatttaaacaaaccggtttataaatttatatttttaactaaaaacaaaaaacttactTCATACTTCTACTCTGACTTAAATGACTATTTTCATGTAACTAACTAACTTAGAAATTTGGCAAATTTTAGAAACTAAATTACCTACTAAAGTAACTTAACCTTAACtagtagaaaaaaatgatttacttgcccagctttgtactaaaatacctaaatatattcttgtttaattaatttaaatagagtACCTAGTaagtataattgtttatatacattatacaaattaaactatTTCACAATCAAGTTTTGAGGgattttgaatttaactttgtattatttgtgtaataataaataatataaaatgttcctatttatatttttacagccCAATGGAAATCATACAGATGATTCTGCAAATGCTTTATCAGTAGATATAGATGTTTCGGAAAGagaattagataataataatatacttattgatgaaaatattgaagataATGATACCTAATGCACAACAGGAATTTCTGGTTGTAAAATGCATAATTATTGTGATGTATTTACATGACAAATTAAAGAACgcatatttctaaaatatgttaaataggACAATAGTGACCTGGCAGATGAAACTACCAcacgttattttaataatagcaaAGTTACAACTGAGGAGAGTGAACTACTTCTTCTTGCATTTGCATTGCGTCACAAATTGACAAGCAGAGCTCTAGACGATTtgattgatttaattaattgtcaTACACCTGATCATCCTATACATCAATTTAAGTACTATTTATTGAAAAAGTTTACTGAAATAATTACTCCACCAGAAGTGCATTACTTCTGTGAAAAATTTCAAGCTATTCTTCCTAATGACAATTCAAATGAGTACACCATAGATGTGATAAAATGCACTCAATGctattttgaaaatactgtcaaatatttaaaagacaCTTCATGTTATTTTCTAACAATACCGTTAGgcattcaattaaaaaaaaatactggaaTCTAATACTGGTAGTAAGTTGAACTGGGAAAgtaatgtaaattatgtaagaaATGGCACATTTTACAAAACACTGAAAGAGAAAAATGACAATaacaattgtaaatatttgaccATTCAATGGTATTGATGGTATTCAAGTTTTTAATTCGTCAAAAATGTCTGTATGGCCAATTCAACTGATGCTTAATGAATTACCATATCGTGAACAAAGAGAAAATATAATTCTTGTTGGACTCTGGTTTTCGCCTTCAAAACCcgatatgaatacatttttatcacaaTTCGTCCAAGAATTGTGCAAGCTTCATAGTGAAGGAAGTCTATTCAGTTTCTAGGTCAGAATAGTCCAACTAATTTCAAAGTATATACACTTATTTCATCTGTAGACTCTGTAGTCAGACCGATGATTCAAAGAATTAAACAATTCAATGGAAAATTTGGTTGTTCATACTGTCTCAATGAAGGGGTTATCCGAGATGTAGGACGAGGATCTTGTCAAGTGTATTTATGTGATATTGGACCAAAAAGAACACTAGAACAACATTTAGCTGATTGCAATTCTATCGATCAATTAGAAGTTGATAATATAAATGGAGTCAAAGGAACATCAGTTGTATTACTATTAGATACTGTCATATAATCGATAGTTTAGTTCCTGGTTATATGCATTGTGTATTATTAGGAGTGGTTAAAACGTTTGTTGAagaatgtgttaaatattaaattacaagttaaagcatcaattaaattaatcagagctttcatttacatattttaatgatacagGAATGTTAATTCAACAGTgattaataagtttatttcaGGCTAATAACCTTCGCTGTTGAGCCTATTCTtctcaataaaaaatacattcatcgctccgctcagaatctaaataattagtttatttgtactaagcaaaatattatttaccattttgtTTGAACTTAAAGGTAAGTGAAGAAGTTTTTCTGCAAATATTCCTAAGTATTAgttgttcattattttcaattttataataataaaataaaattattaaccaaGAACAGTCTAGTTCGCCCAGCATTATCTACTATACagatattaattcttaataagtataatataataataataagttataggaATATCTATAGCTATAACCGCCAACTGGCGACGatggcaaaaaataataacgggcattgataatatttgtagtttcatcatattataagtatttatattttaaacgaatttgaaaacattacatttatataaaaattaaaattgaaattaacttaacttgtttgaatgtaaaattaactcaagttaatcaaaagttaattcaaaatctcctaaagttaataattaagttaataatcataaaaaaaaattaacttatcaaGTTTAAGGTGACCTTTAAGGTCTATTCACACTACGACGGAACGGTGACGGGACGGACCCGGGTCGGAATTTTATCCGTTGGCGTCAACTGTTCACACTTAACGGAACGGATTTTATAACCACTGTATTACACTCTTTATtctataattcaattatatatatatattatatatattccaGGGCTTACACAACGGGGCAAGAGCCCCTGAATTTTTTTCGGGGTCAATTATCATAAccattaggtatgtaatataaaatgacaaaatgtataaatatgaatgtCATCAGAACTAAGAAGCTTTTATAGattgattttattgattatcGTATGAAAATATGGAATGATGTGAAAAAGTGCAGTTCTAACTTATAGTGTtactttttttggtaaaaaagtgaAATGTTCATagaatagataggtaggtattatagtttattagtttgTGATTTCGGTGGCATAGtctgatttataattaatacataatacaaataaataattaatttcaaaacggTTTGGTTGTTAcatgttatttagttattttaatagaacCTGGAAACGTTTTGATTCagtaaataatcaaaaaccatCAAATCAATAGcaagtaacattttaaattttcatttatttttttttataaatgtcgatACAAATTCATTTGttggaaaaaaaactttgaaaatataatttaaagctcTTCACACATTGTTACATTAgcatcagtttaaaaatatttaaaataggcaCATTGACaccatttactttttataattatttaaagttcaaatttggatgaagaTAAGCGAttatagttgttttgttgtatattttcaaaatattattcctgggtacttttaaaatgtattagtatattttatagacactatgtcatttttaaattaaatttttttctgctAAAACTAATTTAACCTACTGAAGTATTAATGCTTAataagtagtaaaataaattattttaattacaataatatcatataacatatacatacttagcctagtaatatcataggctgactgacagtctttgctcagaatcatttttcgtttacattgattttatgttattgagTTTAAATGTAACACTCACCTTCACAAATTCCTATGGACACAGTCTACACgtatattggtataaatataaaaatatatattgcgtAACTATTGTGTTTCGATTAAGACATTAATTCTAAGAACAgagttaaatcaatattatggtatttttgtacccaaaataatataactaaattattattggtgattgaaatatttaaaaataatcgaattaTTTTTCGTAGAATTGGTCATAGATTGTTGTTAAATGAACATTACAAATAAGAAATCACTTGTGCTCCAACGTGCCAATCGTTAGGTCTAACTCCTGATTTTGCAGTGTGGTTTTTGTcgatattgtacctattatacaatatattatatacagacatTAGTAGAGAAATTTAaacaatcatataataatgGCCAATTTGTCGAATGAAGAGCTGTTGATGATAGCAGTACTTTTagatgaagaagaagaagaattaaaaataaaaagacgaACAAGGAATGTTTGGGTACATCCAGCTTGGCAGAAACGTATTTTTGAAGGCGAATTCGTCACATTATACAAAGAGCTTGTCGATGATGAAT
Encoded here:
- the LOC103307854 gene encoding SCAN domain-containing protein 3-like, which encodes MVGHLSGIVAKVKNVGHPDILSTHCILHREQLASKKMSPELHEVLSDVIKIVNHIRHKALNSRLFKSLCEEMGSQYTHLLLHAEEGRVHSTRQNAFQKKILFWQTRLAEEDLQMFQHFDEYMKEKDVNQRVVAIVQQHLESLTESFCRYFPKKEDPRHGNMWIIDPFAANNENNKLNMSEKESLIDLSSDSSLKTKFLELSKSHFWLYVKNEYPLLSEKAMKILIQFSTTYLCEKTFSSVTVIKHGTVLS